In Acidimicrobiales bacterium, the following proteins share a genomic window:
- a CDS encoding substrate-binding domain-containing protein, which yields MAARILALLAAVAMVAGAVAVRGAMDDDEERTTTALRLVCSTELAAVCDALAADGRSDVRATVEAAADTAARLTAVGQGEDAGLDGWLVAGPWPAIVDEAREREAKDTLLDDGAVLARSPLVLAVWPDRDTVLKRHCEGGTVGWKCLGENAGEQWSSIAGGDARWGPVKPGLPPVSTATGLAVLGAATTAWFGDRPVASSADLEEGAYQDWLDRLLRAVPRNTAATVETALQRGPAAFDAVGTIEAEAGPLLARTARPVKPRLLYPEPVATADVVLGTTGGRAAELLRELVSGAAGRRALAAAGWRVDGETLAPGLDPTRRLPDGSGLPSAGVLEALRRRAGTIR from the coding sequence GTGGCCGCCCGGATCCTCGCCCTGCTGGCCGCCGTCGCCATGGTGGCGGGCGCGGTCGCGGTGCGGGGCGCCATGGACGACGACGAGGAGCGCACCACTACGGCGCTCCGCCTGGTGTGCTCCACCGAGCTGGCCGCCGTGTGCGACGCCCTGGCGGCCGACGGGCGCTCCGACGTGCGGGCGACGGTGGAGGCGGCGGCGGACACCGCGGCGCGGCTCACCGCCGTGGGCCAGGGCGAGGACGCCGGCCTCGACGGGTGGCTGGTGGCAGGCCCGTGGCCGGCCATCGTCGACGAGGCCCGTGAGCGGGAAGCCAAGGACACGCTGCTCGACGACGGCGCCGTGCTGGCCCGCTCCCCCCTGGTGCTCGCCGTGTGGCCCGATCGCGACACGGTCCTCAAGCGGCACTGTGAAGGAGGCACCGTCGGTTGGAAGTGCCTCGGTGAGAACGCCGGGGAGCAGTGGTCCTCGATCGCCGGGGGTGACGCGCGGTGGGGACCGGTGAAGCCGGGACTCCCACCGGTGTCGACGGCGACCGGCCTGGCGGTCCTCGGTGCCGCCACCACGGCGTGGTTCGGCGACCGGCCGGTCGCGTCGAGCGCCGACCTCGAGGAGGGCGCATACCAGGACTGGCTCGACCGCCTCCTCCGGGCCGTGCCCCGCAACACGGCGGCGACGGTGGAGACCGCCCTGCAACGTGGACCGGCCGCGTTCGACGCGGTGGGGACGATCGAGGCGGAGGCGGGGCCGCTGCTCGCCCGCACCGCGCGCCCCGTGAAGCCCAGGCTCCTCTACCCTGAACCCGTGGCGACGGCCGACGTGGTGCTGGGCACGACGGGCGGGCGGGCGGCCGAACTGCTCCGCGAACTGGTCTCGGGAGCCGCCGGACGGCGGGCGTTGGCCGCGGCCGGCTGGCGGGTCGACGGCGAGACGCTCGCTCCCGGGCTCGACCCCACTCGACGTCTCCCGGACGGCAGCGGGCTCCCCTCGGCGGGTGTCCTCGAGGCGCTGCGCCGCCGGGCCGGGACGATCCGGTGA
- a CDS encoding extracellular solute-binding protein — protein sequence MSRRPPGMGAHRPWTIVPIAVIAVMALAQTCSSDDEGGGSAGGDVPSGCTAVDAAVSPEKVELLTRLASDFNKSDAAKEGGRCTFVRIQRKSSGTAATVLAAGWSDVEADGPQPVIWSPAASSWGAVLNHRLGQAGQPPMAPADARPFMLTPLVIAMPKPMADALGYPDTPVGYGDLIALSQDPNGWASKGHPEWGRFKFGKTNPNFSTSALSATIAQYYAATGKQADLTLEDLNDPEVEAFSRAVESAVVHYGDITLTFLNNWFRNDARGTSLTYVSAVAVEEKSVIDYNRGNPDGITDPGEQPRPPKVPLVAVYPKEGTLFSDNPLYVLDAPWVDAEEREGARAFERFVQQPANQRRVLEFGFRPGNPDVAVGAPIEAGNGVDPDQPQTELRVPEPPVLAAVIDKWAVHRKSARVLIVLDVSGSMGDPVDGDRNKLDLAKSAAIDAIGQFKDEDEVGLRIFSTGIGPADHPDYVDLVPIGPIGANRETIRTRIRSLTPTNGTPLYTVARDSHRELRNSYDPARINAVLLLTDGRNEDDRNRDLDGTLAALREGSEGQATSPVRMFPIAYGEGADLGVLERMAEATNAKAYDASDPTTIANVFTAVVSNF from the coding sequence GTGAGCCGCCGCCCGCCCGGCATGGGCGCCCACCGCCCCTGGACGATCGTGCCCATCGCGGTCATCGCCGTGATGGCCCTGGCCCAGACGTGCAGCAGCGACGACGAGGGCGGCGGCTCGGCCGGCGGCGACGTCCCGAGCGGGTGCACGGCCGTGGACGCCGCCGTGTCCCCCGAGAAGGTCGAGCTCCTCACCCGCCTGGCGTCCGACTTCAACAAGTCCGACGCGGCGAAGGAAGGCGGAAGGTGCACCTTCGTGCGGATCCAGCGCAAGTCGTCGGGCACCGCCGCCACCGTCCTGGCCGCCGGCTGGAGCGACGTGGAGGCGGACGGGCCGCAGCCGGTGATCTGGTCGCCCGCCGCCAGCTCGTGGGGCGCCGTGCTGAACCACCGCCTCGGCCAGGCGGGACAGCCCCCCATGGCGCCGGCCGACGCGCGGCCGTTCATGCTCACACCCCTGGTCATCGCCATGCCCAAGCCCATGGCCGACGCCCTCGGCTACCCGGACACGCCCGTCGGCTACGGCGACCTCATCGCCCTGTCCCAGGACCCGAACGGTTGGGCGTCCAAGGGCCACCCCGAGTGGGGGAGGTTCAAGTTCGGCAAGACCAACCCCAACTTCTCGACCAGCGCCCTGTCGGCGACCATCGCCCAGTACTACGCGGCGACCGGCAAGCAGGCCGACCTGACCCTGGAGGACCTCAACGACCCCGAGGTCGAGGCGTTCAGCCGGGCCGTGGAGTCGGCGGTGGTCCACTACGGCGACATCACGCTGACGTTCCTCAACAACTGGTTCCGCAACGACGCCAGGGGGACGTCGCTCACCTACGTGTCGGCGGTGGCGGTCGAGGAGAAGTCGGTCATCGACTACAACCGCGGCAACCCCGACGGCATCACCGACCCCGGAGAGCAGCCCCGGCCGCCCAAGGTCCCGCTGGTGGCCGTCTACCCCAAGGAGGGGACCCTCTTCTCCGACAACCCGCTGTACGTCCTCGACGCCCCGTGGGTGGACGCCGAGGAGCGGGAGGGCGCCCGGGCCTTCGAGCGCTTCGTCCAGCAGCCGGCCAACCAGCGCCGGGTGCTCGAGTTCGGGTTCCGCCCCGGCAACCCCGACGTCGCCGTCGGGGCGCCGATCGAGGCCGGGAACGGCGTGGACCCCGACCAGCCCCAGACCGAGCTGCGGGTGCCCGAGCCACCGGTCCTGGCCGCCGTCATCGACAAGTGGGCGGTCCACCGCAAGAGCGCCCGGGTGCTGATCGTCCTCGACGTCTCCGGTTCGATGGGCGACCCCGTCGACGGCGACCGGAACAAGCTCGACCTGGCCAAGAGCGCGGCCATCGACGCCATCGGGCAGTTCAAGGACGAGGACGAGGTCGGGCTGCGCATCTTCTCCACCGGCATCGGGCCCGCCGACCACCCCGACTACGTCGACCTGGTGCCCATCGGGCCCATCGGCGCCAACCGGGAGACCATCCGCACCCGGATCCGCAGCCTGACGCCGACCAACGGCACACCCCTCTACACGGTGGCCCGCGACTCCCACCGGGAGCTGCGCAACAGCTACGACCCGGCGCGGATCAACGCCGTCCTCCTGCTCACCGACGGCCGCAACGAGGACGACCGCAACCGCGACCTCGACGGGACCCTGGCCGCCCTCCGGGAGGGCAGCGAGGGGCAGGCCACCAGTCCCGTCCGGATGTTC